In one window of Rhodopseudomonas palustris HaA2 DNA:
- a CDS encoding YggS family pyridoxal phosphate-dependent enzyme encodes MSAGPVQGLAAVEQEIARACQEARRDRDSVTLIAVSKTFEADAILPVLAAGQRVFGENRVQEAKAKWPPLLESHPDTALHLIGPLQSNKAKEAVALFDAIHSVDRESLCEALAKVLPASGRAVELFVQINTGEEPQKAGIAPQDADAFIAACRDRFGLTIAGLMCIPPVDEAPAPHFALTAKIAKRNGLAKLSMGMSSDFATAIAFGATHVRVGSAIFGHR; translated from the coding sequence GTGAGCGCCGGCCCGGTTCAGGGGCTGGCCGCCGTCGAGCAGGAGATTGCCCGGGCCTGCCAGGAGGCGCGCCGCGACCGCGATTCGGTGACGCTGATCGCGGTGTCGAAGACGTTCGAGGCCGACGCCATCCTGCCGGTGCTGGCCGCCGGGCAACGGGTGTTCGGCGAGAACCGCGTCCAGGAGGCCAAGGCCAAATGGCCGCCGCTGCTGGAGAGCCATCCCGACACCGCGCTGCATCTGATCGGGCCGCTGCAATCCAACAAGGCCAAGGAGGCGGTCGCGCTGTTCGACGCGATCCATTCGGTCGATCGCGAGAGCCTGTGCGAGGCGCTCGCCAAGGTGTTGCCGGCCTCCGGCCGCGCGGTCGAATTGTTCGTCCAGATCAATACCGGCGAGGAGCCGCAGAAAGCTGGAATCGCGCCGCAGGACGCCGATGCGTTCATCGCCGCCTGCCGCGACCGCTTCGGGCTCACCATCGCCGGGCTGATGTGCATCCCTCCGGTCGACGAAGCCCCGGCGCCGCATTTCGCGCTGACGGCCAAGATCGCCAAACGCAACGGCCTGGCGAAACTGTCGATGGGCATGAGCTCCGACTTCGCCACCGCGATCGCATTCGGCGCCACGCATGTGCGGGTCGGTTCGGCGATCTTCGGGCATCGGTAG
- the leuS gene encoding leucine--tRNA ligase: protein MSNERYNARESEPKWQAKWDEAKIFATRNDDPRPKYYVLEMFPYPSGRIHMGHVRNYTMGDVVARTMRARGHNVLHPMGWDAFGLPAENAAIERKVAPKAWTYDNIASMKKQLQTMGLSLDWAREFATCDPTYYKHQQKMFLDFLKVGLAERETRKLNWDPVDMTVLANEQVIDGRGWRSGAVVEQREMNQWVFKITRYAQDLLDALETLDRWPDKVRLMQRNWIGRSEGLLVRFALDAATTPAGETELKIFTTRPDTLFGAKFMAIAPDHPLAQAAAAKNEKIAAFVEECKKRGTAQAEIDTAEKQGIDTGIRALHPFDPTWQIPVYVANFVLMEYGTGAIFGCPAHDQRDLDFVNKYQLGNTPVVCPEGQDPLSFVITDEAYDGDGRLINSRFLDGMSIADAKEEVAKRLETATLGNAPVGERKVNFRLRDWGISRQRYWGCPIPVIHCEVCGVVPVPDKDLPVVLPEDVSFDKPGNALDHHPTWKHVPCPQCGGKAQRETDTMDTFVDSSWYFARFTDPWNETAPTTPDVVNRMLPVDQYIGGVEHAILHLLYSRFFTRAMKATGHLGLDEPFRGMFTQGMVVHETYRTADGHFASPAEVAIVAEGDGRRATLLDGGTPVEIGPIEKMSKSKRNTVDPDDIIGSYGADTARWFMLSDSPPDRDVIWSEEGVKGASRFVQRLWRMVNDAAAIARSAPAERPATFGPEALAVRKAAHGALDKVLSGIERLAFNVSLAHIREFANSFGEALAKPGQPSPDLAWAIREAAVILVQLFHPMMPHLAEECWAALGRPGLVSEALWPQIERDLLVEDSITLPVQVNGKKRGDITVARDANTQEIEAAVLALDAVRQALDGKPVRKVIVVPQRIVNVVG from the coding sequence ATGAGCAACGAACGTTACAACGCCCGCGAATCCGAGCCGAAATGGCAGGCGAAATGGGACGAGGCGAAAATTTTCGCCACCCGGAACGACGACCCGCGCCCAAAGTATTACGTGCTGGAGATGTTCCCGTATCCGTCGGGCCGCATCCATATGGGGCACGTCCGCAACTACACCATGGGCGACGTGGTGGCGCGGACGATGCGGGCGCGCGGCCACAACGTGCTGCACCCGATGGGCTGGGACGCGTTCGGCCTGCCGGCCGAGAACGCCGCGATTGAGCGCAAGGTCGCGCCCAAGGCCTGGACCTACGACAACATCGCTTCAATGAAGAAGCAGCTCCAGACCATGGGGCTGTCGCTCGACTGGGCGCGTGAATTCGCGACCTGCGATCCGACCTACTACAAGCATCAGCAGAAGATGTTCCTGGATTTCCTGAAGGTCGGCCTGGCCGAACGGGAAACCCGCAAGCTCAACTGGGACCCGGTCGACATGACCGTGCTGGCCAACGAGCAGGTGATCGACGGCCGCGGCTGGCGCTCCGGCGCGGTGGTCGAGCAGCGCGAGATGAACCAGTGGGTGTTCAAGATCACCCGCTACGCGCAGGACCTGCTCGACGCGCTGGAAACGCTCGACCGCTGGCCCGACAAGGTCCGGCTGATGCAGCGCAACTGGATCGGCCGCAGCGAAGGCCTGTTGGTGCGGTTCGCGCTGGATGCGGCGACGACGCCGGCCGGCGAGACCGAGCTGAAGATTTTCACCACGCGGCCCGACACGCTGTTCGGCGCCAAATTCATGGCGATCGCGCCGGATCATCCGCTGGCGCAGGCGGCGGCCGCCAAGAACGAGAAGATCGCGGCCTTCGTCGAGGAGTGCAAGAAGCGCGGCACCGCGCAGGCCGAGATCGACACCGCCGAGAAGCAGGGCATCGACACCGGCATCCGCGCGCTGCATCCGTTCGACCCGACCTGGCAGATCCCGGTCTATGTGGCGAATTTCGTGCTGATGGAATACGGCACCGGCGCCATCTTCGGCTGCCCGGCGCACGACCAGCGCGACCTCGATTTCGTCAACAAGTACCAGCTTGGTAATACGCCCGTTGTGTGCCCCGAGGGCCAGGACCCTTTGAGCTTCGTCATCACCGACGAGGCCTATGACGGCGACGGCCGCCTGATCAATTCGCGCTTCCTCGACGGCATGAGCATCGCGGACGCGAAGGAAGAAGTGGCGAAGCGGCTGGAGACAGCGACGCTCGGCAATGCGCCGGTCGGCGAGCGCAAGGTCAATTTCCGCCTGCGCGACTGGGGGATTTCACGCCAGCGCTATTGGGGCTGCCCGATCCCGGTGATCCATTGCGAGGTCTGCGGCGTCGTGCCGGTGCCGGACAAGGACCTGCCCGTCGTGCTGCCGGAGGACGTGTCGTTCGACAAGCCCGGCAACGCGCTCGACCATCACCCGACCTGGAAGCACGTGCCCTGCCCGCAATGCGGCGGCAAAGCGCAGCGCGAAACCGACACCATGGACACCTTCGTGGATTCGTCCTGGTACTTCGCGCGCTTCACCGATCCGTGGAACGAGACCGCGCCGACCACGCCCGACGTGGTCAACCGGATGCTGCCGGTCGATCAATATATCGGCGGCGTCGAGCACGCGATCCTGCATCTCTTGTACAGCCGGTTCTTCACCCGGGCGATGAAGGCCACCGGCCATCTCGGCCTGGACGAGCCGTTCCGCGGCATGTTCACCCAGGGCATGGTGGTGCACGAGACCTACCGCACCGCCGACGGCCATTTCGCCTCGCCGGCCGAAGTCGCGATCGTGGCCGAGGGCGACGGCCGCCGCGCCACGCTGCTCGACGGCGGCACGCCGGTCGAGATCGGCCCGATCGAAAAGATGTCGAAGAGTAAGCGCAACACCGTCGATCCCGACGACATCATCGGCTCTTACGGCGCCGACACCGCGCGCTGGTTCATGCTGTCGGATTCGCCGCCGGACCGCGACGTGATCTGGAGCGAGGAAGGCGTCAAGGGCGCATCGCGCTTCGTGCAGCGGCTGTGGCGGATGGTGAATGACGCCGCCGCCATCGCCCGTTCGGCCCCGGCCGAGCGGCCGGCGACGTTCGGCCCCGAGGCGCTGGCGGTGCGCAAGGCCGCGCATGGCGCGCTCGACAAGGTGTTGAGCGGCATCGAACGGCTCGCCTTCAATGTCAGCCTCGCCCATATCCGCGAATTCGCCAACAGCTTCGGCGAGGCGCTGGCGAAGCCGGGCCAGCCGTCGCCGGATCTGGCCTGGGCGATCCGCGAGGCCGCGGTCATCCTTGTTCAACTGTTTCACCCGATGATGCCGCATCTGGCCGAGGAATGCTGGGCGGCGCTGGGCCGGCCGGGCCTGGTCTCCGAGGCGCTGTGGCCGCAAATCGAACGCGATTTGCTGGTCGAAGACAGCATCACCCTGCCGGTACAGGTCAACGGCAAGAAACGCGGGGACATCACGGTGGCCAGGGACGCCAACACCCAGGAAATTGAGGCTGCCGTTTTGGCCCTCGATGCGGTAAGACAGGCGCTGGACGGCAAGCCCGTCCGCAAGGTGATCGTGGTGCCGCAGAGGATCGTGAATGTCGTCGGTTAG
- the lptE gene encoding LPS assembly lipoprotein LptE, with product MSSVRPALAKMVARLALAAMLAAPLAGCFQPMYADRGDGSPTLRDKLAAIEVPPLDVPNGSRVARLGVEIRNALMFKMYGSATGAPPLYSLKMNLTTQRSSLIVDPTTALPTIENYGIDASYRLIEIATGKVVMSGNTFSRVEYDVPGQTQRFARTRAGRDAEDRAAQEIAENINTRLASYFYAGI from the coding sequence ATGTCGTCGGTTAGGCCCGCATTGGCGAAGATGGTCGCGAGGCTGGCGCTCGCCGCAATGCTGGCGGCGCCGCTGGCTGGATGCTTCCAGCCGATGTATGCCGACCGCGGCGACGGCTCGCCGACGCTGCGCGACAAGCTCGCCGCCATCGAGGTGCCGCCGCTCGACGTGCCGAACGGCTCGCGCGTCGCCCGGCTCGGCGTCGAGATCCGCAACGCGCTGATGTTCAAGATGTACGGCAGCGCCACCGGCGCGCCGCCGCTGTATTCGCTGAAGATGAACCTCACCACCCAGCGCTCGTCGCTGATCGTCGATCCGACCACCGCGCTGCCGACCATCGAGAATTACGGCATCGACGCCAGCTACCGGCTGATCGAGATCGCCACCGGCAAGGTGGTGATGTCCGGCAACACCTTCTCGCGCGTCGAATACGACGTGCCGGGCCAGACCCAGCGCTTCGCCCGCACCCGCGCCGGCCGTGACGCCGAGGATCGCGCCGCGCAGGAAATCGCCGAGAACATCAACACCAGGCTGGCGTCGTATTTCTACGCCGGCATCTGA
- a CDS encoding L,D-transpeptidase family protein, producing MVRVRPAPGRPSRGWLTADGLTIPVALGRGGILANKREGDGGTPRGTFRPLRLWWRADRWPQPRTRLPVRAITAADAWCEDPSSRHYNRPMRRGPGEPGDRLRRDDHLYDFIVEIDHNTRPRIAGRGSAVFLHLARDNFGPTAGCIAMTRGNLLRLLARLGPKTRIVIG from the coding sequence ATGGTGCGCGTCCGCCCGGCGCCCGGCCGGCCCAGCCGCGGCTGGCTGACGGCGGATGGGCTGACGATCCCGGTCGCGCTCGGCCGTGGCGGTATTCTGGCCAACAAACGCGAAGGCGACGGCGGCACCCCGCGCGGCACGTTTCGTCCGCTGCGGCTGTGGTGGCGGGCGGACCGTTGGCCGCAGCCGCGCACCCGTCTCCCGGTGCGGGCGATCACCGCCGCCGACGCCTGGTGCGAGGATCCGTCGAGCCGGCACTACAACCGGCCGATGCGCCGCGGCCCCGGCGAGCCCGGCGACCGCTTGCGGCGCGACGATCATCTGTATGATTTCATCGTCGAGATCGACCACAACACAAGGCCGCGGATCGCCGGCCGCGGCAGCGCGGTGTTTCTGCATCTGGCCCGCGACAATTTCGGCCCCACCGCCGGCTGCATCGCCATGACCCGCGGCAACCTGCTCCGCCTGCTGGCGCGGCTCGGGCCGAAGACGAGGATCGTGATCGGGTAG
- a CDS encoding GGDEF domain-containing protein, which translates to MSRIAIIRKKAKLRGLLGIRARLVILALILVCPLMFDRVRLLEHTRSSEIAAVAATAATLAQRAADAQREVISSVEAVLKSAAYIHAAAAQVDRSCSILRASLRVDLPSIRMLSIADARGIIHCSTAAMFVGADVSERAYFRRALESHDFVVSDFLIGAQSGKGTILAAYPVSAVDAGEQAVMIAGMNLDWLSDIMANLADRAGVSVALIDGEGTVLATPPDQRSKVGQKLDQATLDFALGANPPQREALAALDGTGRRLSVSRIPGTNSRLLVTLDESVVAAAINREIRTAYLQLALVCVFVLLGALIAAERLIVRPISMLTSTAKRFAEGDWSARAARARLPSEFVPLARAFNAMAAQLGQRERELVAINNNLTVMASMDMLSGLANRRGFQSRLDFEWARGQQTGHCLALLMLDVDHFKPFNDSYGHPEGDACLSRIGEALAGVADETGGFAARYGGEEFCLLLPNTDAAAARDVGELVRATIERLGVPHRTSEFQRVTVSVGVATALPVDTAAPRELLEAADAALYAAKHGGRNTVAEHGLVRGADAPAPMAMAG; encoded by the coding sequence ATGTCACGCATCGCCATCATTCGCAAGAAAGCGAAGCTTCGGGGGTTACTCGGAATCCGCGCGCGGCTGGTGATTCTGGCGCTGATTCTGGTGTGCCCGCTGATGTTCGACCGGGTCCGCCTGCTCGAACACACCCGCAGCAGTGAGATCGCCGCGGTCGCCGCCACCGCAGCGACGCTGGCGCAGCGCGCCGCCGACGCCCAGCGCGAAGTGATCTCCTCGGTCGAGGCGGTGCTGAAATCCGCCGCCTACATCCATGCCGCAGCCGCCCAGGTCGACCGCAGCTGCAGCATTCTGCGCGCCAGTCTGCGGGTCGATCTGCCGTCGATCCGGATGCTGTCGATCGCGGATGCGCGCGGCATCATTCATTGCTCCACCGCGGCGATGTTCGTCGGCGCCGACGTCAGCGAGCGCGCCTATTTCCGCCGGGCGCTGGAGAGCCATGATTTCGTCGTCAGCGATTTCCTGATCGGGGCGCAGAGCGGCAAGGGCACCATTCTGGCGGCCTATCCGGTGTCGGCGGTGGACGCCGGCGAACAGGCCGTGATGATCGCCGGAATGAACCTCGACTGGCTGTCGGACATCATGGCCAATCTCGCCGACCGCGCCGGCGTCAGCGTCGCGCTGATCGACGGCGAGGGCACCGTGCTCGCCACCCCGCCCGACCAGCGCAGCAAGGTCGGCCAGAAACTCGACCAGGCCACGCTCGACTTCGCCCTCGGCGCCAATCCGCCGCAGCGGGAGGCGTTGGCAGCTCTGGACGGCACCGGACGGAGGCTGTCGGTCTCGCGGATTCCGGGCACCAATTCGCGGCTGCTGGTGACGCTCGACGAGAGCGTGGTCGCGGCCGCCATCAACCGCGAGATCCGCACCGCCTATCTGCAACTGGCGCTGGTGTGCGTGTTCGTGCTGCTCGGCGCGCTGATCGCCGCCGAACGGCTGATCGTGCGGCCGATCTCGATGCTGACCTCGACTGCCAAGCGATTCGCCGAAGGCGACTGGTCGGCGCGCGCCGCGCGCGCCCGGCTGCCGTCGGAATTCGTGCCGCTGGCGCGCGCCTTCAACGCGATGGCCGCGCAACTCGGCCAGCGCGAGCGCGAGCTGGTCGCGATCAACAACAACCTCACCGTGATGGCGTCGATGGACATGCTGAGCGGTCTGGCCAACCGGCGCGGCTTCCAGAGCCGGCTGGACTTCGAATGGGCGCGCGGCCAGCAGACCGGCCATTGCCTGGCGCTGCTGATGCTCGACGTCGACCATTTCAAGCCGTTCAACGACAGCTATGGCCATCCGGAGGGCGACGCCTGCCTGTCGCGGATCGGCGAGGCGCTGGCGGGCGTGGCCGACGAGACCGGCGGCTTCGCCGCGCGCTACGGCGGCGAGGAGTTCTGCCTCCTGTTGCCGAATACCGATGCGGCGGCCGCGCGCGATGTCGGCGAATTGGTTCGGGCCACGATCGAGCGACTTGGGGTGCCGCATCGCACCAGCGAGTTTCAGCGCGTCACCGTCAGCGTCGGCGTCGCGACGGCTCTGCCGGTCGACACCGCGGCGCCGCGCGAACTGCTCGAGGCCGCCGACGCCGCGCTCTACGCCGCCAAACACGGCGGCCGCAACACGGTCGCCGAACACGGCCTGGTCCGCGGCGCCGATGCGCCCGCGCCAATGGCGATGGCGGGCTGA